The Microbacterium luteum nucleotide sequence TCGCCACTCTCGTGCTCATCGTCGCGGGCATCTTCGCGACGCTGGTCCTCAGCGGACGCGTCTCCCTCGCTCCCGACGCCGCTCCCGAGCCGACGCCCACGGCGACCATCGAGCCGGTGATCGACACCGCGTACGACGTGCTCGTGCTCAACGCCACGCCCGAGGCGGGTCTCGCCACGCAGGTCAAGGACGTGCTCGTCGAGGCCGGGTGGTCCGCGGATCAGGTCAACGCGAGCGAAGCGGGAACCTCCGACTTCGCCGAGACGACCGTGTACTACGCCTTCCCGGGCGACGAAGCCGCCGCGGCGGGCGTCGCCGAGCTGCTCGGTGGGGCACGCATCGAGCAGAGCGACTTCTACCAGCCGACCGACGACGCCGCCACCGAAGACGTCGACGAGAGCGAATCGGCTCAGCTGACCGTGGTCATCGGCCTCGACCACACCGACAGCGCGTCGGAGGAGACGCCCGCTCCCTGACGCGAACCCCCTCGGGACCAGCGGTTGTTTCACGCCGGTAAATACTTCTATGCGCCCCTGTCAACAGTTGCTGTGATGGCGGTTCGGTGAATTCGCGTCTGCCTACGATGAGCCTGTCCCACCGCACTACAGGAGATTCGCATGGCTCAGGGCACCGTCAAGTGGTTCAACGCCGAGAAGGGTTTCGGCTTCATCACCGTGACCGACGGGCAGGACGTCTTCGTCCACTACTCCAACATCGAGATGAGCGGTTTCCGCGTGCTCGAAGAAGGACAGGCGGTCGAGTTCACCGTCGGGTCGGGCCAGAAGGGCCCGCAGGCGGAGTCCGTTCGCGTCGTCGCCTGACGCGCCGTCACGTCGCGCGCCGAGCGCGTGAGGAAGGGCGGGATGCTGCGGCATCCCGCCCTTCGTCGTGAACACGGACGGTGGCTTGCACTCCCCGGGGGCGAGTGCCAGAATGTATTAGCACTCGTCTCATACGAGTGCTAATGACCGAAGGCCAACGTCCGGGAGGGACGACACACACATGGCAAAGATGATCGCTTTCGATGAAGAGGCCCGTCGCGGCCTCGAGCGCGGCCTCAACACGCTGGCCGACGCCGTCAAGGTGACCCTGGGCCCGCGTGGGCGCAACGTCGTGCTGGAGAAGAAGTGGGGCGCCCCCACCATCACCAACGACGGCGTCTCGATCGCCAAGGAGATCGAACTCGACGACCCGTACGAGAAGATCGGCGCGGAGCTCGTCAAGGAGGTCGCCAAGAAGACCGACGACGTCGCGGGCGACGGCACCACGACCGCCACCGTTCTCGCTCAGGCACTCGTCCGCGAGGGTCTGCGCAACGTCGCAGCCGGCGCCGACCCGATCTCGCTCAAGCGCGGCATCGAGAAGGCCGTCAAGATGATCACCGACCAGCTGCTGGCCGACGCCAAGGAGGTCGAGTCGAAGGAGCAGATCGCCGCGACCGCGTCGATCTCCGCCGCTGACCCCGAGATCGGCGAGCTCATCGCCGAGGCGATCGACAAGGTCGGCAAGGAAGGCGTCGTGACCGTCGAGGAGTCGCAGACCTTCGGCACCGAGCTCGAGCTCACCGAGGGCATGCGCTTCGACAAGGGGTACATCAACCCCTACTTCGTCACCGACCCCGAGCGTCAGGAAGTCGTCTTCGAGGACCCCTACATCCTCATCGCGAACCAGAAGATCTCGAACATCAAGGACCTTCTGCCGATCGTCGACAAGGTGATCCAGGACGGCAAGGAGCTCCTCATCATCGCCGAGGACGTCGAGGGCGAAGCCCTCGCGACCCTGGTGCTGAACAAGATCCGCGGCATCTTCAAGTCGGCTGCCGTCAAGGCTCCCGGCTTCGGCGACCGTCGCAAGGCTCAGCTGCAGGACATCGCGATCCTCACCGGCGGCCAGGTCATCACCGAAGAGGTGGGTCTCAAGCTCGAGAACACCACGCTGGACCTCCTCGGCCGTGCTCGCAAGGTGATCATCACCAAGGACGAGACCACGATCGTCGAGGGCGCCGGCGAGGCGGACCAGATCGAGGGTCGCGTGACCCAGATCCGTCGCGAGATCGACAACACCGACAGCGACTACGACCGCGAGAAGCTCCAGGAGCGCCTCGCCAAGCTCGCCGGCGGCGTGGCCGTCATCAAGGCGGGTGCGGCGACCGAGGTCGAGCTCAAGGAGCGCAAGCACCGCATCGAGGACGCCGTCCGCAACGCGAAGGCCGCCGTCGAGGAGGGTGTCGTCGCCGGTGGTGGCGTGGCCCTCATCCAGGCCGGCAAGGGCGCGTTCGCGAACGTCGAGCTCACCGGTGACGAGGCGACCGGCGCCAACATCGTGAAGGTCGCGATCGAGGCTCCGCTGAAGCAGATCGCTCTGAACGCCGGCATGGAGCCGGGCGTCGTGGCCAACAAGGTCGCCGAGCTGCCCCTCGGTCACGGTCTGAACGCCGCGACCGGCGAGTACGCCGACCTGTTCGAGCAGGGCATCATCGACCCGGCGAAGGTCACCCGTTCGGCGCTGCAGAACGCCGCGTCGATCGCGGGTCTGTTCCTCACCACCGAGGCCGTCGTCGCCGACAAGCCCGAGAAGGCCGCGGCCGCTCCGGCAGACCCCACCGGCGGCATGGACTTCTGATCCCACCGGTCGAGGTCGCGAAGATCCGACAGCACGAAGCGCCCCTCCTCGCGGAGGGGCGCTTCGTCGTCTACCGGAACAGGCCCGCGGTCGTCTGTTCGGCGTCGGCGTACTGACGGCCGGCCTGCTCGAGCGCGGCGCTGATTGTCGCGAGCGATTCCTCCACCTGCCGCTGCGTGCCGCGCCACTGCTCGACGACGCCCTGGAAGGCCATCGCCGCCGGTCCGGTCCACGAGGACTGCAGCTGGGTGAGCTGCGCGAGCATCGCGTGCACCTCGCCCTGAAGTCGGTCGACCGTGCCGCGGACGGCGGTCGTGGTGCTGAGGACGGCGTCGCTGTCGACGGAGAACACTGCCATGGGAGCATCCCTTTCTCTTCGGGATCCCCACGCTAGGTCGGGGTGAACCGACGGCGTTGGCGTCTGTCGCTCCCGGTGGAGCGGGCCCATCCGTCGTCGGGTGGGGAGGAGAGGTTCAGAGGGCGTCGCGCTCGAGACGCGGGAGCGGCTGGGTCTCGATGAGCAGGTGCTCCTCGGGCTCGCGCTGCTCGGCCAGGGGGAACGACACGCGGAACGTCGCGCCGCCGCCGGGGGTGTCGAGCACGCCGACGTCGCCGTGCAGGGCATCCACGATCGATGCGACGATCGACAGGCCGAGGCCCGTGCCGCCGGTCTCCCGGGTGCGCGATGTGTCGGCTCGCCAGAACCGCTGGAAGATCTTGTCCTTGAGCTGATCGGGCACACCCTCGCCGTGGTCGATCACCTCGATCCACCCCGTGGCCGCGACCGGGTCGACGCCCACCCGCAACTCGATGGGGGAGTCGTCACCGGTGAAGCGCCGGGCGTTGCCCAGCAGGTTGGCGACCACCTGCCGGATGCGGTTCTCGTCGCCGCTGACGACCGGCTGCGGGCGTCGCACGGCGATCGGCAGCGTGTCGGCGTCGGGATCCGCGGCCGTCTGCGCGCTCTGCCGGGAGCGGCGGCGAAGAAGCGACGCCCCGGCGCGGGCGATCGCGGTGGTGGTCGGAGCGCTGCGCTTCTTGGCGTCGGCGGTGTCGGGGCTGTCCGCGAAACGTTCCCCTCCCGGGAGCACGGCGTCGAGCGCCTCGATGACCGTGACGGTGCGCCGGGGCGAGGTCGCGCGCACGTCGAGGGCGGCATCCCGGGCGATGGGACGCAGATCGACCGGAGCGATGTCGACGTCGCGCCGCTCGTCGAGGCGGGCCAGGGCCAGCAGGTCCTCGACGAGGACGCCCATGCGGATGGCCTCCTTCTCGATGCGGTCCATCGCCTGAGCGGTGTCGTCACCGGTGGGGATCGCCCCCATCCGGTAGAGCTCGGCGTATCCGCGCACGGTGACCAGGGGGGTTCGCAGCTCGTGACTGGCGTCGCCGATGAAGCGGCGCATCTGGCGCACCGTGGCTTCGCGCTGCGAGATGGCCGCGTCGATGCGGCCGAGCATCGTGTTGATGGCGATCTTGAGTCGGCCGACCTCGGTGCGCGGCTCGATGTCGGTCATGCGCTGGCTGAAATCTCCGGCCGCGATCGACATGGCGGTGTCTTCGACCTGGCCGAGGCTGCGGAAGGTCAGGGTGACCAGCCACCTCGTGCCGAGGGCGCCGGCGCCGAGGATGACCACGGAGATGACGGCGTAGATACCGAGGAAGGTCGCCACGACCTGGTTGGTCGACGCGGTCGAGACGACGACCATCTGGGTGAAGAGATCGCCGACGCCGTCGGGCTGGAAGACGTCGACCGCCGCGAGGAAGCGTTCGTCGCCCTCGATGTCGGGAAGGGCGAACGGCTGCAGACCCCGCGCGGCGGTGGCCTGCAGGGTGAACTCGTCGGGGAAGTCCGGTTCGAGGCCCCCCGAACCGCCCGCGATCGCCTCGAGGGCGCCGTCGGGTCCGTAGACGGCCACGAAGTACGGTGTCGGCGGCACGTCGTCTTCATCGCGCGGCGTGAACGAGACCTGCCCGCCTTCGACGACGACATCGATCAGGCCGCTCACCGCGTCGGTCGAGGCGTAGCCGCGCACGCTCGCGTCGATGTTGTTGTAGAGCGTGCTGCGCAGGAACGTCATCGTGCCGAATCCGGCCGCGAACAGCCCGACCGCGAGCAGGGTCACCGTGACGCCGGTGACCTTCGCGCGCAGGCTGATGCCGCGCCACCACCGGGTGACGGCGTCCGTTTCAGAACCCAGGGTGTCCGCCCCCTCCCGCGACCGTGTGCCGCGTCGTGTGCCGGATCAGGCGGACTTGCCCGTCTTCAGCATGTAGCCGAACCCGCGCTTGGTCTGGATGAGCGGCTCGGTCGCGTGCGGGTCGATCTTGCGGCGGAGGTAGGAGATGTAGCTCTCGACGATGCCGGCATCGCCGTTGAAGTCGTACTCCCACACGTGATCGAGGATCTGCGCCTTGGACAGCACGCGGTTCGGGTTCAGCATGAGGTAGCGCAGCAGCTTGAACTCGGTCGGGCTCAGCTCGATGGCGGTCTCGCCGACCTGCACGTCGTGCGTGTCCTGGTCCATCGTGATCTCGCCGGCGCGGATGATCGAGTCCTCGTCGGCCTGCATCGTGCGGCGCAGGATGGCCTGGATGCGCGCGACGATCTCGTCGAGGCTGAAGGGCTTGGTCACGTAGTCGTCGCCGCCGGCGTTGAGGCCGGTGATCTTGTCGTCGGTCTCGTCTTTGGCGGTGAGGAACAGGATCGGCGCGGTGTAGCCGGCTCCGCGGAGCCGTTTGGTCACGCTGAAGCCGTTCATGTCGGGGAGCATGACATCGAGCACGATGAGGTCGGGTTCCTCTTCGAGCACGGCCGAGATCGTCTGCGCTCCGTTGGTCACGGCGCGGACCTGGAAGCCGGCGAAACGCAGGCTCGTGATCAGCAGGTCACGGATGTTCGGCTCGTCGTCGACGACGAGGATGCGCGGTGCGGTCATAGGGTCATTATGGTCGGGGTTTTCAGGAACCTGCTGGATATCGGCCGGTTCGCCCCGCATCCATCACGCGGCGTCGAGCCGATCGGCGTCCATGATCGTGTAGGCGTAGCCCTGTTCGGCGAGGAATCGCTGGCGGTTCTGCGCGAAGTCCTGGTCGACGGTGTCGCGGGCGATGAGGGTGTAGAAGCTGGCGGTGTGGCCCGAGGTCTTCGGGCGCAGGAGCCTGCCCAGACGCTGCGCCTCCTCCTGCCGCGACCCGAAGGAGCCCGACACCTGGATAGCCACCGACGCCTCCGGGAGGTCGATGGAGAAGTTGGCGACCTTGGACACGACCAGCACGGAGATCTCGCCCTCGCGGAACGCCTGGTACAGCTCTTCGCGCTCGTCGACCGGGGTCTGCCCGGTGATCTTCGGTGCGTGGAGGGCGTCTGCGAGGGTGTCGATCTGTTCGAGGTACTGACCGATGATGAGGATGCGCTCGCCGTCGTGACGGGCGACCAGATCGCGCACGACACCGATCTTCGCCGGCGCGGTCGCGGCCATCCGGTAGCGGTCGTCGTCGGCGGCCGCCGCGTATTCGAGGCGTTCCGTGGCCGGGAGGTCGACGCGCACCTCGTAGCAGGCGGCGGGGGAGATGAAGCCCTGCGACTCGATCTCCTTCCACGGCGCGTCGAACCGCTTCGGTCCGATGAGGCTGAACACGTCGCCCTCGCGCCCGTCCTCGCGCACCAGGGTGGCGGTGAGGCCCAGGCGCCGCCGCGCCTGCAGGTCGGCGGTGAGCTTGAAGACGGGCGCCGGCAGCAGGTGGACCTCGTCGTAGACGACCAGTCCCCAGTCCAGCGCGTCCAGGAGTGCGAGGTGCGCGTACTGGCCCTTCCGCTTCGCGGTGAGGATCTGGTACGTCGCGATGGTGACCGGCTTCACCTCTTTGGACTGGCCGGAGTACTCGCCGATCTCCTCCGGCGTGAGGGAGGTGCGCTTGAGCAGCTCGTCGCGCCACTGGCGTGCGCTGACGGTGTTGGTCACGAGGATGAGCGTGGTGGTCTTGGTCGCGGCCATCGCGCCGGCGCCGACGAGGGTCTTGCCCGCGCCGCAGGGGAGGACCACGACGCCGGAGCCGCCGTCGTGGAAGATGTCGACGGCCTGGCGCTGATACGGGCGGAGGGTCCAGCCGTCTTCGGCCAGGTCGATCTCGTGCGGCGTGCCGGGGGTGTAGCCGGCGAGGTCTTCGGCCGGCCAACCGATCTTCAGCAGCTCCTGCTTGATGTGGCCTCGCGCCCACGCGTCGATGAGGTGGCTGTCCGGCGACGGGCGCCCGACCAGCAGCGGCTGGATGCGCTTGTTCTTGGTGACCTCGGCGAGCACCGCAGCATCGCCGGAGCGCAGCACGAGCGAGCCGTCGTCGGTGCGCTCGATCGTGAGGCGGCCGTAGCGGGCGACGGTCTCCCGGATGTCGGTCGACACCGAAGGCGGCACCGGAAAGCGCGACCAGCGGTCGAGGGTCGCGAGCATGTCGTCGGAGTCGTGGCCCGCCGCGCGGGCGTTCCACAGGCCCAGCCGAGTGATCCGGTAGGTGTGGATGTGCTCGGGCGCGCGCTCGAGCTCGGCGAAGATCGCGAGCTCGTGACGCGCGGTCTCCGCGTCGGGATGCGCGACTTCGAGGAGCACCGTGCGGTCGCTCTGAACGATGAGGGGGCCGTCAGCCATAGCGTTCGATTCTACCGGGCTGCGAAGGGGGCGTCACTCCGCGGGCGCGACGGCGACGATGCTCCGCAGCGGCAGGGTGCGCTCGACGTCGGCGGCGCGGTCGAGTCCCCGCAGCCTTCCACCGCCGAGTCCCGAGGCCTCGAGGGTCAGCTCGCGGTCGCTGCCGTCGGGCATCCGCACCGTCACCCGAACCGCCGCGCGGGCTCGCACGGCCTGTTCGAGTTCCCGCTCGAGCCACGCCTCGTCGCTGTCGGTGCTGTGCCCGGAGCGCAGGCGCGCGATCAGCTCGTCGTACCGGGCGGGCGCGGGCGCCGACGCGGCCGTCGTGCGTCGACTCCGCCTCGGTGACGTCGGCCGGCCGTCGTCGCCGATCACCGTGACCGGATAGCGCGCGTCGGCGAGGGCCCACGAGACGGCGTCGCGGCCGACGCGCGTGAGCAGCACCCCGTCGTCGAGAACGAGGCCCAGGGGCCGCAGCGCCTGATCGACCGACAGCGCCTCACGACGGTCGGGGTCGTCGGTCTCGACCACGGTGAGGTCCCGCTGCACGTCGGAGCGCACCCGCACCGCGCCGTGACGTTCCGCCGTGCTGTCGACCAGGTACTCGAGGGGCTGTGGGATGCCGGTGAGAGACAGCTCGCCGAGGAAGGCGCGGATGCTCGCCGCGGTCTCGCCGTCGGCGAGGCCCGCGTCGAGGGATTCGCCCGTGAACCGGTAGGTCGAAGCCTGCGCGCGGGACTCGCGCGCGGCGATGCGGCGCAGGCGGAGCTCGAGGTCGGGCTGGAGCGGGCCCGGCGCGATCACGGACAGATCGGCCTGCAGGTACACCTTGTCGATCTCGGCCGGGAGGTGGGGGAGCAGCGCCGACGCGCTGACGCTGCCCGTCTCGCGCAGCGATCGCGTCCAGGAGGGCTCGGCGCCGTCGTCGGCGAACAGTCCCCACCGCACCACGATGCGCGCCCACTGCCGTGCAAGCGCCGGCCAGTCGTCATCGAGCGGATAGCCGTCCGGCCAGAGCGACACCGGCTGGAGGCCGTTCGCCTCGTCGCGGACCCCGGCCGGCAGTGCCGCGTGCACGCCGGTCATGGCGTGCTCCCACCTCGCTGCGGTGGGGAGTCGCAGCCACCGGTCGCCCCCGTCCGAGACGGTGGCCTCGCGATCCCTCGCGTCGACGAGACCCGCCGCGCGCGCGACGGCGACCAGATCGTCGAGCTCTTCCGCGTCGGCGACGATCCCCGCCTCGAGCAGGCGCCGTCGATCGCTCGCGCTCACCGTGCCCGTGGCGGTCAGCGTCAGGGAGGTGTGGTCGGCCCCGAGCAGCAGATCCGCCAGCGCGCCGGTGGCGGTGAAGGCCCGTTCCGCCGCGGCCGCCTCCTGGGCGGTGCTCGCGGGGCCGGGCGCGTCGTCGGCACGAGCATCGAAAGCGGTCGGATGCGCGCGGTGCAGGCGCCGCACGCGCTCGGCGACGGCCTGTGGCGTCGCGCCGTCGACGAGGAGCTGCAGGGTCTCCGGCACGGCGTCGGTCGCCGCCCGGCCGCCGTCGACGGCGGCCGCCAGCGACGCGAGCGCGCGGCGCGGGAGGCGCGTCAGCGCCCGGTCGATCGAGGCCGGCTCGAGGAGGCCTTCGGCGGCGTCGAAGAAATCGCGCCAGCCCACCGCGGCGGAGACGGAGCGCGCCGCGAACGTCTCGGCGAGTCGCGCGTCATCGAGGCCTGCGAGCTGCAGGGCGAGAGCGCGCTCGTCGGAGACCACTCAGGACCCGCGGTTGGCCCGTGCCCTCCGCACGAGCGTCATGATGAGCACCGTCAACAGCATCACGAAGGCGATCGGAGGTGCGAAGTAGACGGTGAAGCCCACCGCCGGCCAGACGCCCGTGGCCATGTCGGCGCCCGCTCCCGATCCGATCATGATCGCGAAGAAGCACACGATCGACAGCGCGAGCAGACCCAGGGACATGAACGCCAGAATGCGGTCGATGCGGCGGATCGGGACGTCGCCGCCGGGGCTTCGCGTGCTCATCCGTCTCAGCCTAGCGGAGCGCCTCGCGAAGACGCCGTCGCCGGTGCCGGTGTCGGGCTCGCATCGCGGGTGACGCGCTGGTGCGTGCCGTAGTCTGGATGCGGGGTCGGATCGACCCCGGATTCCATCCGGCCCGCACGTGCGGGCCCGTTTCCAGCGAGGTTTCGATGCCCACCGGCAAGGTCAGGTTCTACGACGAGGACAAGGGATTCGGCTTCATCACCGCCGATGACGGTCAGGACGTCTTCCTCCACGCCAGCGCGCTGCCCGCGCAGGCGGCGGCCCCCAAGCCCGGCACCCGCCTCGAGTTCGGCGTCGCCGACGGCAAGCGCGGTCTGCAGGCACTGTCGGTGCGGGTTCTCGAGGCCCCGGTGAGCCTCGCCAAGCGCTCGCGCAAGCCCGCCGACGACATGGCCGTCATCATCGAAGACCTCGTCGGCCTGCTCGACGGCGTCGGGGGCGACCTGCGCCGCGGTCGCTACCCCAGCTCTTCGCACTCGAAGAAGATCGCCGCGGTTCTGCGCAAGGTAGCGGATGACCTCGACGCCTGAGACCCCCGGCACTGACGAAGAGTCCGCTATCGACGAAGAGCCCGGAACCGACGAGTCCGCCGGCGTCTCGGCGCTGCCGGATCCCGCGCTCCTCGAAGCACGCGATCTCGCGCTGCTCGCGCTCCGCGAGATCACACCCGAAGCGACGATCGGCGACCCCGCGGGTCACCGTGTCGAGGCCGACGGGGTCGTCTCGCTCCTGTTCGCGAACCGCCTCGCGGGCTATCCCGGCTGGTTCTGGACGGTGAGTCTGGCGCGCGTCGCCGACGCCGAGCCGACCGTGCTCGAGGTCGAGCTCCTGCCCGGCGACGACGCCCTGGTGGCTCCGGACTGGGTGCCGTGGGCGGAGCGTCTGGCCGACTACCAGGCCGCGCAGGCTGCGGCGGCGCAGGAGGGGGCCGACGACGACGCCTCCGACTTCGACGACGATGATGAAGACGACGACGAGGCGGATGACGACGCGTCGATCCTGCACGCCGGCGACGTGGACGGCGTCGACATCGACGAGCTCGCACCGGATGCCGACTCCGACGAAGACGACGCCGATGAGGACGACGCCGATGGGGACGACTCGGACGAGGACGGCTCGGACGAGGACGACGCCGACGAAGACGACTCCGAAGAGGACGACGACTCTGACGACTCCGAGGAGGACGTCACCGACTCCGACGAAGACGACTCCGACGACGAGAACTGACGTTCGCGTCGCCGGAGTCCGCTGCGGTCAGACGAGTCGTTCGACCGTGTAGTCGATCGCGCTGATGAGCTGCCGCACGTCGTCGGGTTCGATCGAGACGAACGTGGCGACGCGCAGCTGGTTGCGTCCGAGCTTGCGGTAGGGCTCCGTGTCGACGATGCCGTTCGCCCGCAGGCTCTTGGCGACCGCGGCGGCGTCGATCTTCTCGTCGAAGTCGATCGTGACGACCACCGGCGACCGGTCGGCCGGGTCGGTCACGAACGGGGTCGCGAACGACGCGGCCTCGGCCCACGTGTACAGCGCCGAGGAGGATTCCGCCGTGCGTGCACTGGCCCAGGACAGGCCGCCGTTGTCGAGGATCCACGCGAGCTGGTCTTCGAGCAGCAGCAG carries:
- a CDS encoding multidrug ABC transporter ATPase, whose product is MSTRSPGGDVPIRRIDRILAFMSLGLLALSIVCFFAIMIGSGAGADMATGVWPAVGFTVYFAPPIAFVMLLTVLIMTLVRRARANRGS
- a CDS encoding cold-shock protein, which codes for MPTGKVRFYDEDKGFGFITADDGQDVFLHASALPAQAAAPKPGTRLEFGVADGKRGLQALSVRVLEAPVSLAKRSRKPADDMAVIIEDLVGLLDGVGGDLRRGRYPSSSHSKKIAAVLRKVADDLDA
- the groL gene encoding chaperonin GroEL (60 kDa chaperone family; promotes refolding of misfolded polypeptides especially under stressful conditions; forms two stacked rings of heptamers to form a barrel-shaped 14mer; ends can be capped by GroES; misfolded proteins enter the barrel where they are refolded when GroES binds); the protein is MAKMIAFDEEARRGLERGLNTLADAVKVTLGPRGRNVVLEKKWGAPTITNDGVSIAKEIELDDPYEKIGAELVKEVAKKTDDVAGDGTTTATVLAQALVREGLRNVAAGADPISLKRGIEKAVKMITDQLLADAKEVESKEQIAATASISAADPEIGELIAEAIDKVGKEGVVTVEESQTFGTELELTEGMRFDKGYINPYFVTDPERQEVVFEDPYILIANQKISNIKDLLPIVDKVIQDGKELLIIAEDVEGEALATLVLNKIRGIFKSAAVKAPGFGDRRKAQLQDIAILTGGQVITEEVGLKLENTTLDLLGRARKVIITKDETTIVEGAGEADQIEGRVTQIRREIDNTDSDYDREKLQERLAKLAGGVAVIKAGAATEVELKERKHRIEDAVRNAKAAVEEGVVAGGGVALIQAGKGAFANVELTGDEATGANIVKVAIEAPLKQIALNAGMEPGVVANKVAELPLGHGLNAATGEYADLFEQGIIDPAKVTRSALQNAASIAGLFLTTEAVVADKPEKAAAAPADPTGGMDF
- a CDS encoding WXG100 family type VII secretion target, translated to MAVFSVDSDAVLSTTTAVRGTVDRLQGEVHAMLAQLTQLQSSWTGPAAMAFQGVVEQWRGTQRQVEESLATISAALEQAGRQYADAEQTTAGLFR
- a CDS encoding helicase-associated domain-containing protein; this encodes MVSDERALALQLAGLDDARLAETFAARSVSAAVGWRDFFDAAEGLLEPASIDRALTRLPRRALASLAAAVDGGRAATDAVPETLQLLVDGATPQAVAERVRRLHRAHPTAFDARADDAPGPASTAQEAAAAERAFTATGALADLLLGADHTSLTLTATGTVSASDRRRLLEAGIVADAEELDDLVAVARAAGLVDARDREATVSDGGDRWLRLPTAARWEHAMTGVHAALPAGVRDEANGLQPVSLWPDGYPLDDDWPALARQWARIVVRWGLFADDGAEPSWTRSLRETGSVSASALLPHLPAEIDKVYLQADLSVIAPGPLQPDLELRLRRIAARESRAQASTYRFTGESLDAGLADGETAASIRAFLGELSLTGIPQPLEYLVDSTAERHGAVRVRSDVQRDLTVVETDDPDRREALSVDQALRPLGLVLDDGVLLTRVGRDAVSWALADARYPVTVIGDDGRPTSPRRSRRTTAASAPAPARYDELIARLRSGHSTDSDEAWLERELEQAVRARAAVRVTVRMPDGSDRELTLEASGLGGGRLRGLDRAADVERTLPLRSIVAVAPAE
- a CDS encoding response regulator transcription factor, whose translation is MTAPRILVVDDEPNIRDLLITSLRFAGFQVRAVTNGAQTISAVLEEEPDLIVLDVMLPDMNGFSVTKRLRGAGYTAPILFLTAKDETDDKITGLNAGGDDYVTKPFSLDEIVARIQAILRRTMQADEDSIIRAGEITMDQDTHDVQVGETAIELSPTEFKLLRYLMLNPNRVLSKAQILDHVWEYDFNGDAGIVESYISYLRRKIDPHATEPLIQTKRGFGYMLKTGKSA
- a CDS encoding cold-shock protein; protein product: MAQGTVKWFNAEKGFGFITVTDGQDVFVHYSNIEMSGFRVLEEGQAVEFTVGSGQKGPQAESVRVVA
- a CDS encoding DUF3027 domain-containing protein → MTSTPETPGTDEESAIDEEPGTDESAGVSALPDPALLEARDLALLALREITPEATIGDPAGHRVEADGVVSLLFANRLAGYPGWFWTVSLARVADAEPTVLEVELLPGDDALVAPDWVPWAERLADYQAAQAAAAQEGADDDASDFDDDDEDDDEADDDASILHAGDVDGVDIDELAPDADSDEDDADEDDADGDDSDEDGSDEDDADEDDSEEDDDSDDSEEDVTDSDEDDSDDEN
- a CDS encoding LytR C-terminal domain-containing protein; this encodes MPKSTYPRDRFDDLPADSGRVGAHRAENPHMRGWVVFLWAAVATLVLIVAGIFATLVLSGRVSLAPDAAPEPTPTATIEPVIDTAYDVLVLNATPEAGLATQVKDVLVEAGWSADQVNASEAGTSDFAETTVYYAFPGDEAAAAGVAELLGGARIEQSDFYQPTDDAATEDVDESESAQLTVVIGLDHTDSASEETPAP
- a CDS encoding sensor histidine kinase, which codes for MTFLRSTLYNNIDASVRGYASTDAVSGLIDVVVEGGQVSFTPRDEDDVPPTPYFVAVYGPDGALEAIAGGSGGLEPDFPDEFTLQATAARGLQPFALPDIEGDERFLAAVDVFQPDGVGDLFTQMVVVSTASTNQVVATFLGIYAVISVVILGAGALGTRWLVTLTFRSLGQVEDTAMSIAAGDFSQRMTDIEPRTEVGRLKIAINTMLGRIDAAISQREATVRQMRRFIGDASHELRTPLVTVRGYAELYRMGAIPTGDDTAQAMDRIEKEAIRMGVLVEDLLALARLDERRDVDIAPVDLRPIARDAALDVRATSPRRTVTVIEALDAVLPGGERFADSPDTADAKKRSAPTTTAIARAGASLLRRRSRQSAQTAADPDADTLPIAVRRPQPVVSGDENRIRQVVANLLGNARRFTGDDSPIELRVGVDPVAATGWIEVIDHGEGVPDQLKDKIFQRFWRADTSRTRETGGTGLGLSIVASIVDALHGDVGVLDTPGGGATFRVSFPLAEQREPEEHLLIETQPLPRLERDAL
- a CDS encoding DNA repair helicase XPB — translated: MADGPLIVQSDRTVLLEVAHPDAETARHELAIFAELERAPEHIHTYRITRLGLWNARAAGHDSDDMLATLDRWSRFPVPPSVSTDIRETVARYGRLTIERTDDGSLVLRSGDAAVLAEVTKNKRIQPLLVGRPSPDSHLIDAWARGHIKQELLKIGWPAEDLAGYTPGTPHEIDLAEDGWTLRPYQRQAVDIFHDGGSGVVVLPCGAGKTLVGAGAMAATKTTTLILVTNTVSARQWRDELLKRTSLTPEEIGEYSGQSKEVKPVTIATYQILTAKRKGQYAHLALLDALDWGLVVYDEVHLLPAPVFKLTADLQARRRLGLTATLVREDGREGDVFSLIGPKRFDAPWKEIESQGFISPAACYEVRVDLPATERLEYAAAADDDRYRMAATAPAKIGVVRDLVARHDGERILIIGQYLEQIDTLADALHAPKITGQTPVDEREELYQAFREGEISVLVVSKVANFSIDLPEASVAIQVSGSFGSRQEEAQRLGRLLRPKTSGHTASFYTLIARDTVDQDFAQNRQRFLAEQGYAYTIMDADRLDAA